A window of the Apostichopus japonicus isolate 1M-3 chromosome 8, ASM3797524v1, whole genome shotgun sequence genome harbors these coding sequences:
- the LOC139971315 gene encoding galactose mutarotase-like isoform X2, whose amino-acid sequence MTSITSCIKMTITQADFGVTSKGQSVSLFTLTNNTVTVKISTFGATIVSIQVPDKNKKISDVVLGFDSVKGYEAKNPYFGATVGRVSGRIGQGKFTLNGESYQLAINNGPNHLHGGLEGFDKKIFQASVQNDSLQLVYVSPDGEEGYPGEVTLTVTYTLRDDNGLVVDYHATSNQPTPISLTNHSYFNLAGHEAGSINDHLLQILADEYAESDLKTLLNSGRLIPVTDSIFDLRQRLVIGERIHDIPGGGFDVSFKHPNQSLDYVCARVEHPDSGRVLEVMTNQPAVHLYTGNFLDASLTGKQGHSYPKHSALCLEMQNFPNAINLPSFPNCVLKPGEAYRSTTIYKFSVSS is encoded by the exons ATGACTAGCATAACTTCATGC ATAAAGATGACGATCACACAGGCAGACTTTGGAGTCACTTCAAAGGGTCAGAGTGTCAGTTTGTTTACCTTGACAAACAACACTGTCACCGTGAAAATAAGTACGTTCGGTGCTACCATTGTGTCCATACAAGTACCTGACAAGAACAAGAAAATATCCGATGTTGTGCTCGGGTTTGACAGTGTCAAAG gATATGAAGCCAAAAATCCATACTTTGGTGCTACTGTCGGCAGAGTTAGTGGAAGGATTGGCCAAGGAAAGTTCACCCTGAATGGTGAATCCTACCAACTTGCCATCAACAATGGACCGAACCACTTGCACGGAGGGTTGGAAGGATTTGACAAG AAAATATTCCAGGCATCTGTACAGAATGACAGCCTTCAACTTGTATATGTCAGTCCAGATGGGGAAGAGGGCTACCCTGGAGAAGTGACTCTGACAGTTACCTACACACTCAGGGATGACAATGGGCTTGTTGTTGATTACCATGCTACCTCAAACCAGCCCACACCAATCAGTCTCACCAATCATTCTTATTTCAACCTAGCAGGCCAT GAGGCAGGGAGCATTAACGATCATCTTCTTCAAATATTGGCCGATGAATATGCTGAAAGTGACCTCAAAACGTTACTCAACTCAG GTCGACTGATACCTGTGACTGACAGCATCTTTGATCTACGCCAAAGACTCGTGATCGGAGAGAGGATTCATGACATTCCAGGAGGTGGCTTTGATGTCAGCTTTAAACATCCGAACCAATCATTAGACTACGTTTGTGCAAG AGTGGAACATCCTGATTCGGGACGTGTTTTGGAAGTTATGACCAACCAACCCGCTGTCCACCTTTATACTGGGAACTTCTTAGATGCCAGTCTGACGGGGAAACAAGGCCATAGCTACCCCAAGCATTCCGCCCTCTGTCTTGAAATGCAGAACTTTCCAAATGCTATTAATCTG CCATCTTTCCCGAATTGTGTCTTGAAACCAGGAGAAGCTTACAGAAGCACCACCATCTACAAATTTTCAGTTTCAtcatag
- the LOC139971315 gene encoding galactose mutarotase-like isoform X1, which yields MDDKGSEGRLTGEKINIKMTITQADFGVTSKGQSVSLFTLTNNTVTVKISTFGATIVSIQVPDKNKKISDVVLGFDSVKGYEAKNPYFGATVGRVSGRIGQGKFTLNGESYQLAINNGPNHLHGGLEGFDKKIFQASVQNDSLQLVYVSPDGEEGYPGEVTLTVTYTLRDDNGLVVDYHATSNQPTPISLTNHSYFNLAGHEAGSINDHLLQILADEYAESDLKTLLNSGRLIPVTDSIFDLRQRLVIGERIHDIPGGGFDVSFKHPNQSLDYVCARVEHPDSGRVLEVMTNQPAVHLYTGNFLDASLTGKQGHSYPKHSALCLEMQNFPNAINLPSFPNCVLKPGEAYRSTTIYKFSVSS from the exons ATGGATGACAAGGGCTCAGAGGGTCGTCTGACAGGAGAAAAAATAAAC ATAAAGATGACGATCACACAGGCAGACTTTGGAGTCACTTCAAAGGGTCAGAGTGTCAGTTTGTTTACCTTGACAAACAACACTGTCACCGTGAAAATAAGTACGTTCGGTGCTACCATTGTGTCCATACAAGTACCTGACAAGAACAAGAAAATATCCGATGTTGTGCTCGGGTTTGACAGTGTCAAAG gATATGAAGCCAAAAATCCATACTTTGGTGCTACTGTCGGCAGAGTTAGTGGAAGGATTGGCCAAGGAAAGTTCACCCTGAATGGTGAATCCTACCAACTTGCCATCAACAATGGACCGAACCACTTGCACGGAGGGTTGGAAGGATTTGACAAG AAAATATTCCAGGCATCTGTACAGAATGACAGCCTTCAACTTGTATATGTCAGTCCAGATGGGGAAGAGGGCTACCCTGGAGAAGTGACTCTGACAGTTACCTACACACTCAGGGATGACAATGGGCTTGTTGTTGATTACCATGCTACCTCAAACCAGCCCACACCAATCAGTCTCACCAATCATTCTTATTTCAACCTAGCAGGCCAT GAGGCAGGGAGCATTAACGATCATCTTCTTCAAATATTGGCCGATGAATATGCTGAAAGTGACCTCAAAACGTTACTCAACTCAG GTCGACTGATACCTGTGACTGACAGCATCTTTGATCTACGCCAAAGACTCGTGATCGGAGAGAGGATTCATGACATTCCAGGAGGTGGCTTTGATGTCAGCTTTAAACATCCGAACCAATCATTAGACTACGTTTGTGCAAG AGTGGAACATCCTGATTCGGGACGTGTTTTGGAAGTTATGACCAACCAACCCGCTGTCCACCTTTATACTGGGAACTTCTTAGATGCCAGTCTGACGGGGAAACAAGGCCATAGCTACCCCAAGCATTCCGCCCTCTGTCTTGAAATGCAGAACTTTCCAAATGCTATTAATCTG CCATCTTTCCCGAATTGTGTCTTGAAACCAGGAGAAGCTTACAGAAGCACCACCATCTACAAATTTTCAGTTTCAtcatag
- the LOC139971315 gene encoding galactose mutarotase-like isoform X3 — translation MTITQADFGVTSKGQSVSLFTLTNNTVTVKISTFGATIVSIQVPDKNKKISDVVLGFDSVKGYEAKNPYFGATVGRVSGRIGQGKFTLNGESYQLAINNGPNHLHGGLEGFDKKIFQASVQNDSLQLVYVSPDGEEGYPGEVTLTVTYTLRDDNGLVVDYHATSNQPTPISLTNHSYFNLAGHEAGSINDHLLQILADEYAESDLKTLLNSGRLIPVTDSIFDLRQRLVIGERIHDIPGGGFDVSFKHPNQSLDYVCARVEHPDSGRVLEVMTNQPAVHLYTGNFLDASLTGKQGHSYPKHSALCLEMQNFPNAINLPSFPNCVLKPGEAYRSTTIYKFSVSS, via the exons ATGACGATCACACAGGCAGACTTTGGAGTCACTTCAAAGGGTCAGAGTGTCAGTTTGTTTACCTTGACAAACAACACTGTCACCGTGAAAATAAGTACGTTCGGTGCTACCATTGTGTCCATACAAGTACCTGACAAGAACAAGAAAATATCCGATGTTGTGCTCGGGTTTGACAGTGTCAAAG gATATGAAGCCAAAAATCCATACTTTGGTGCTACTGTCGGCAGAGTTAGTGGAAGGATTGGCCAAGGAAAGTTCACCCTGAATGGTGAATCCTACCAACTTGCCATCAACAATGGACCGAACCACTTGCACGGAGGGTTGGAAGGATTTGACAAG AAAATATTCCAGGCATCTGTACAGAATGACAGCCTTCAACTTGTATATGTCAGTCCAGATGGGGAAGAGGGCTACCCTGGAGAAGTGACTCTGACAGTTACCTACACACTCAGGGATGACAATGGGCTTGTTGTTGATTACCATGCTACCTCAAACCAGCCCACACCAATCAGTCTCACCAATCATTCTTATTTCAACCTAGCAGGCCAT GAGGCAGGGAGCATTAACGATCATCTTCTTCAAATATTGGCCGATGAATATGCTGAAAGTGACCTCAAAACGTTACTCAACTCAG GTCGACTGATACCTGTGACTGACAGCATCTTTGATCTACGCCAAAGACTCGTGATCGGAGAGAGGATTCATGACATTCCAGGAGGTGGCTTTGATGTCAGCTTTAAACATCCGAACCAATCATTAGACTACGTTTGTGCAAG AGTGGAACATCCTGATTCGGGACGTGTTTTGGAAGTTATGACCAACCAACCCGCTGTCCACCTTTATACTGGGAACTTCTTAGATGCCAGTCTGACGGGGAAACAAGGCCATAGCTACCCCAAGCATTCCGCCCTCTGTCTTGAAATGCAGAACTTTCCAAATGCTATTAATCTG CCATCTTTCCCGAATTGTGTCTTGAAACCAGGAGAAGCTTACAGAAGCACCACCATCTACAAATTTTCAGTTTCAtcatag